The window AGCAGGAAAATATTTCCTGGCTTAAAAAGCTATAGCTTAGGAAATATTTGTGACGACAGAGGTATACAGATTCATGATAGACACAGAGCTTTTGGTGATGCTATCGCTACTGCCGAGCTTTTTACTCAATTAGTTGAAAATGATAGTGAAGGAATTATTGAGAAATCCTTAAAGAAAAATGCTTCTGTAGTGAATATTCCTGAAAACTTAGACCGGAAAGTTTTTGAAGAATTGCCTGAAGCTCCAGGGGTTTACTATTTCCTAAATCAAAAAAATCAAATTATATATGTAGGAAAGGCTAAAAACATCAAAAAAAGAGTCAGCAATCATTTTGGTGGAACGAAATTAGAAGTCGCAAAACAAGCCTTTCAAAGTCAAATTCATCATGTAGATTACTACTTGACTGGCAATGAATTAATAGCATTACTTCACGAATCACATGAAATAAGAAAAAATTGGCCTAGATATAATAGAGCTCAAAAAAGCAATAATCCTGGTTATTCTATTTATTTATACGAAGATAGAAGGGGGTATAAAAGACTACAATTAGGTAGAAAGCAAACTGGAATGAAAAGCATTTTAAGATTTCCTAACCATGCATCAGGCTTTAGTTTTCTCAATGAAATGAGTAAAAAATTAAATATTTGCCCCAAAATGGCTGGAATACAGTCAAGCCCAGATGCCTGCTTTGATTTAAAACTTGGTTTATGCGAAGGAGCTTGTATTGGAGATGAATCACTAGAGGATCACAATATAAAAATCGAAAAATTCATTGAGATTTGCGATATCGAAAAGAGTGATTATTTATTAATGGGTGATGGTAGAACCCTTAGTGAGAAAGCGTTTGTATTAGTTGAAAACGGGAACTATCAAGGCTTTGGCTTTTTCGATCAAGATGAATCTATCTCAGCCTGGGATGAATTCAAAAAATATTTGATAAAATATCCTGACCACCCAGAAATAAATAAGATTTTAAATAGTGAACACGCCACAAAACACTACAAAAAGATTAAGAAGGATGCTTTTAAAAGTAAGGTTGAAAAAATTTAAACCTTTTTCATTTTAAATCTCTTTTTAAGCTCTTCCATTTCTTCTCTAAACCTTTTATCTACTTGCATCATATCATTTACTGATTGCACAGCATGAATAACAGTAGAATGGTCTCTTCCTCCAAAATGGTAACCGATAGATTTTAAGGAGTGATTGGTATGTTCTTTACAGAAATACATGGAGACTTGTCTAGCGATAACAATTTCTTTCTTTCTCGTTTTCGCTTTTAAATCATCAATTTTTACAGCAAAGTGTTCTGAAACTGTCTTTTGAATGAAATCTATTCCAACTTCTGATTCAATATCGTGAACAATATTTTTCAGTGTCTGCTTAGCTAATTCTAGGTCTATTTCTTTTCTATTTAGTGAAGCATGAGCAATTAAAGAAATCAAAACCCCTTCTAATTCTCTAATATTAGTATCTACTGAATACGCCAAATATTCAATAACATCTTCTGGAATGTGTATCCCATCACTTTCCATTTTATTTTGAATAATGGCAATTCTTGTTTCTAAATCCGGTTGTTGTAAATCAGCAGTTAAACCCCATTTAAATCTCGAAAGTAATCTATCTTCTAAGCCCTTCAAATCTCTTGGTGGTCTATCGGAAGTCATTATGATTTGCTTACCATTTTGATGTAAATGGTTGAAGATATGGAAGAATATTTCTTGTGTCCGCTCTTTACCTCCTAAAAATTGAACATCATCAATGATTAATGCATCTATATGAAGATAGTAATTTGAGAAATCTTGAATCTTATTATTTCTAAGAGCATCAATAAATTGATTTGTAAATTTTTCAGACGAGACATAAAGAACAAATTTCCCATTTAATGTATCTTTAATCTCGTTTCCGATTGCTTGCACTAAGTGTGTTTTACCCAGTCCAACACCCCCATAAATCATCAAAGG is drawn from Marivirga arenosa and contains these coding sequences:
- the dnaA gene encoding chromosomal replication initiator protein DnaA, producing the protein MVKDCKSVWNNCLHSIKESVGEQSFNTWFSPIEPVKLENNILTIQVPSQFFYEWLEEHYVHILRKVIHQELGPEGRLEYSVIVDKGNEQYKPFTINLPNNNKSNKPKEQERPEPLNPFALNGVDLSQQNSQLNPNYTFDTFIEGDCNRLARSAGYAVAKKPGITSFNPLMIYGGVGLGKTHLVQAIGNEIKDTLNGKFVLYVSSEKFTNQFIDALRNNKIQDFSNYYLHIDALIIDDVQFLGGKERTQEIFFHIFNHLHQNGKQIIMTSDRPPRDLKGLEDRLLSRFKWGLTADLQQPDLETRIAIIQNKMESDGIHIPEDVIEYLAYSVDTNIRELEGVLISLIAHASLNRKEIDLELAKQTLKNIVHDIESEVGIDFIQKTVSEHFAVKIDDLKAKTRKKEIVIARQVSMYFCKEHTNHSLKSIGYHFGGRDHSTVIHAVQSVNDMMQVDKRFREEMEELKKRFKMKKV
- a CDS encoding exonuclease domain-containing protein; translation: MYAIVDIETTGGYAARNRICEIAIILHDGQKVVKEYQSLINPERHIPPQLSAIHGINDQMVAEAPKFYEEAKTIHELLDGNIFVAHSVNFDYSFVRAAFQDLGYDLKLRKLCTVRLSRKIFPGLKSYSLGNICDDRGIQIHDRHRAFGDAIATAELFTQLVENDSEGIIEKSLKKNASVVNIPENLDRKVFEELPEAPGVYYFLNQKNQIIYVGKAKNIKKRVSNHFGGTKLEVAKQAFQSQIHHVDYYLTGNELIALLHESHEIRKNWPRYNRAQKSNNPGYSIYLYEDRRGYKRLQLGRKQTGMKSILRFPNHASGFSFLNEMSKKLNICPKMAGIQSSPDACFDLKLGLCEGACIGDESLEDHNIKIEKFIEICDIEKSDYLLMGDGRTLSEKAFVLVENGNYQGFGFFDQDESISAWDEFKKYLIKYPDHPEINKILNSEHATKHYKKIKKDAFKSKVEKI